A genomic window from Anas platyrhynchos isolate ZD024472 breed Pekin duck chromosome 13, IASCAAS_PekinDuck_T2T, whole genome shotgun sequence includes:
- the MBD4 gene encoding methyl-CpG-binding domain protein 4: protein MATGGGGVTSQRAEAASGAGPGAGAGAGVSVRAASVPGPRRGAPAAVPGAAGSGRGARCDEAGGAEPQGGAAGPGGGGRKRSRARSRAAAGSPARAAGTRSLRPRGRPGAEHGPGGEPSAEPNTGSGPAAPPEEPIPRTQVERRKTSPYFSSKYSKEAPSPPRRKALRKWTPPRSPFNLVQETLFHDPWKLLIATIFLNKTSGKMAIPVLWEFLEKYPSPEVARTADWKEMAELLKPLGLYALRAKTIIKFSDEYLTKQWKYPIELHGIGKYGNDSYRIFCVNEWKEVQPQDQKLNVYHAWLRDNRQQLGVG, encoded by the exons ATGGCGacgggcggcggcggcgtgaCGTCACAGCGCGCGGAGGCTGCGAGCGGCGCGGGCCCGggagctggggccggggccggggtcTCGGTGCGCGCCGCCTCCGTGCCGGGCCCACGCCGAGGCGCGCCCGCGGCTGTCCCGGGAgcggcggggagcggccgcGGGGCGCGCTGCGATGAGGCCGGTGGCGCCGAGCCCCAGGgaggagcggcggggccgggcggagGCGGGCGGAAGAGGAGCCGGGCCCGCAGCCGCGCTGCAGCGGGGAGCCCCGCCCGGGCCGCGGGGACGCGGAGCCTGAGGCCCCGGGGGCGGCCGGGCGCGGAGCACGGCCCTGGCGGGGAGCCCTCTGCAGAGCCCAACACGGGGAGcggccccgcagcgccgccAG AAGAGCCTATCCCCCGAACACaggtggagaggaggaaaacaagCCCGTATTTCTCAAGTAAATACAGTAAGGAAG CTCCAAGCCCGCCTCGAAGGAAGGCGCTCAGAAAATGGACTCCTCCCCGTTCTCCTTTTAACTTGGTCCAAGAAACGCTTTTCCACGATCCGTGGAAGCTGCTCATTGCAACCATATTTCTCAATAAGACGTCAG GTAAAATGGCGATCCCTGTGCTCTGGGAGTTCCTTGAGAAGTACCCTTCTCCCGAAGTAGCCAGAACCGCGGACTGGAAGGAAATGGCAGAGCTGTTGAAACCTCTCGGCCTCTACGCACTCAGAGCGAAAACCATAATCAAATTTTCAG ATGAGTACCTGACCAAGCAGTGGAAGTACCCCATTGAGCTGCACGGAATTGGGAAATACGGGAACGATTCCTACAGGATCTTCTGCGTCAACGAATGGAAAGAG GTGCAGCCGCAGGACCAGAAGCTGAACGTGTACCACGCCTGGCTCCGGGACAACCGCCAGCAGCTCGGCGTGGGCTGA
- the RPL32 gene encoding large ribosomal subunit protein eL32, whose product MPALRPLVKPKIVKKRTKKFIRHQSDRYVKIKRNWRKPRGIDNRVRRRFKGQILMPNIGYGSNKKTKHMLPTGFRKFLVHNVKELEVLMMSNKSYCAEIAHNVSSKNRKVIVERAAQLAIKITNPNARLRSEENE is encoded by the exons ATGCCGGCCCTCAGGCCTCTCGTGAAGCCCAAGATCGTCAAGAAGAGGACCAAGAAGTTCATCCGGCACCAGTCTGACCGCTATGTCAAGATCAAG CGCAACTGGCGGAAACCAAGAGGTATCGATAACCGAGTTCGCAGGAGGTTCAAGGGTCAGATTCTGATGCCCAACATCGGTTATGGGAGCAACAAGAAGACGAAGCACATGCTGCCCACGGGATTCAGAAAGTTCCTGGTCCACAACGTCAAGGAGCTGGAAGTGCTCATGATGAGCAACAA GTCATACTGCGCAGAGATCGCTCACAATGTGTCTTCAAAGAACCGCAAGGTGATTGTGGAGAGAGCAGCGCAGCTTGCCATCAAGATCACTAATCCAAACGCCAGACTGCGCAGCGAGGAGAATGAGTAA